ATTGACGGTCTCTCCGAAGCCAGGTTGATCGGTTATCAGCCGAACAAAGGCAAAGGGTTCGCCGTCCGCACCGGCGTGCTGGCCTCGAAAGGCCAGTGGGTCGTCTTCCTCGACGCCGACCTCTCCACCCCGCCCGACGAGATCGCCAACGCTTTGCGCTACTTGAAAGCCGGCGACGACATGGTGATCGGCTCGCGTGGTTTGCACGAGTCACAGATCGGGCGCAGACCGCCGCTCTTCCGTCGTTTCGCCAGCTTTGTCTTCGACACAGTGAAGCATTTGATCGTCGGCCTGTGGCGATACGCCGACACCCAATGCGGCTTCAAGGCTTATCGGGCCGGCGCCGCGCGGCCTCTTTACGAGCGCTCGATCATTGACCGCTTCATGTTCGACGTGGAGATTCTCTACCTGGCCGAGCGGGCCGGGCTGAAGGTGCGCGAAATGCCGGTGCACTGGGCCGACGCGCCGGGGAGCAAAGTGCGCTTCTGGGAAGGCATCTACCACATGTTCAAGGACCTGCTTCGCATCAAGTGGTCGCACCGGCGGTATTTTGTGATGGCGAGGAAAGAGCAGAAAGCCTGACCAAACTTCTGAGGTCTTTGAGACTTCGGAAGTTTTTATTTCGGGAGTCTCGTCACCCATTCAGCATGACAAGCAGAACTGTGACAAGCCAGAGGGAAATGATAGCCTTCACTCCGTCTGATTCTTTTTTTCAAGGAGCAAAGTTAGCAACATGGCAACCATCACCCCTCAGGAAGTTTTCAACTATCATCGCCGGGGCCGCCCCGGCAAAATCGAAGTCACCCCCACCAAGTCGCTCGACACCCAACGCGATCTCTCGCTGGCCTACTCGCCCGGCGTGGCCGAGGCCGTGCTCGAAGTCGAGCGCAACCCTGAAACCGCTTACGAATACACCGCTAAAGCCAATCTCGTCGCCGTCGTCTCCAACGGCACCGCCATCCTCGGCCTGGGCGACCGGGGCGCGCTGGCCTCCAAGCCGGTCATGGAAGGCAAAGGCGTGCTCTTCAAAAAATTCGCCGATGTGGACGTGTTCGACATCGAAGTGAACACCCACAACGCCGACGAAATCATTCAGGTGGTCAAGGCCATCGCCCCCACGTTCGGCGGCATCAACCTGGAAGACATCAAGGCCCCGGAATGTTTCTACATCGAAGAAACGCTCAAGGGCCTGCTCGACATTCCTGTCTTTCACGACGACCAGCACGGCACAGCCATCATCTCCGGCGCGGCCCTGTTGAACGCGCTTGAGATCACCGGCAAGAAAATTGGCGATCTCAAAATCGTCGTCTCCGGCGCGGGCGCGAGCGCCATTGCCAGCGCCGAGTTTTACGTGCGGCTCGGCGCGACTCGCGACAACATCCGCCTGGTGGACACCAAAGGCGTGGTCTACGCTGGACGAAAAGAAGGCATGAATCCTTACAAGGCCCGCTTTGCCGTCCAGACCGACGAACGAAGTTTGGCCGACGCGATGCGGGGCGCCGATGTCTTCCTCGGCCTGTCCGTCGCCAACATCCTCGCGCCCGAAATGGTGAAAACGATGGCCGAGCGCCCGCTGATTTTTGCGCTGGCGAATCCCGACCCGGAGATCAAATACGAGCTTGCCAAAGAAGCCCGGCCCGACGCCATCGTGGGCACAGGCCGCAGTGATTACCCGAACCAAATTAACAACGTCCTCGGCTTCCCCTTCATCTTCCGGGGCGCGCTCGATGTTCGGGCCAAGTCCATCAACGACGAGATGAAAGTGGCGGCGGCAAAAGCGCTGGCGGCTCTGGCTCACGAAGACGTGCCTGACAGCGTGCTTCACGCTTACGGCGTTGAGTCGATCAAGTTCGGCGAAGAATATCTGATTCCCAAACCGCTCGACCCGAGGGTGTTGTTGTGGGAAGCGCCCGCTGTAGCCGAAGCCGCGATGCAAACCGGCATGGCCCGAACCATGATTGATGTGAAGGAGTACCGCGAGCAGTTGGCGGCCCGCCAGGGGCAGGGCCAGCGCGTGCGCCGCTTCAT
The genomic region above belongs to Chloroflexota bacterium and contains:
- a CDS encoding glycosyltransferase family 2 protein, which produces MTELSIIIPAYNEASRIGPSLEAVVAYLRAQPLTWELLIVDDGSRDNTAELVMKQIDGLSEARLIGYQPNKGKGFAVRTGVLASKGQWVVFLDADLSTPPDEIANALRYLKAGDDMVIGSRGLHESQIGRRPPLFRRFASFVFDTVKHLIVGLWRYADTQCGFKAYRAGAARPLYERSIIDRFMFDVEILYLAERAGLKVREMPVHWADAPGSKVRFWEGIYHMFKDLLRIKWSHRRYFVMARKEQKA
- a CDS encoding NADP-dependent malic enzyme, producing MATITPQEVFNYHRRGRPGKIEVTPTKSLDTQRDLSLAYSPGVAEAVLEVERNPETAYEYTAKANLVAVVSNGTAILGLGDRGALASKPVMEGKGVLFKKFADVDVFDIEVNTHNADEIIQVVKAIAPTFGGINLEDIKAPECFYIEETLKGLLDIPVFHDDQHGTAIISGAALLNALEITGKKIGDLKIVVSGAGASAIASAEFYVRLGATRDNIRLVDTKGVVYAGRKEGMNPYKARFAVQTDERSLADAMRGADVFLGLSVANILAPEMVKTMAERPLIFALANPDPEIKYELAKEARPDAIVGTGRSDYPNQINNVLGFPFIFRGALDVRAKSINDEMKVAAAKALAALAHEDVPDSVLHAYGVESIKFGEEYLIPKPLDPRVLLWEAPAVAEAAMQTGMARTMIDVKEYREQLAARQGQGQRVRRFIINKAKVAPKRIVFGEGEESKIIRAAALVEEEGIGRAVLLGRAEVIRQKVADLGLHFTPVIVNPNADAERLEKYAQAYFDLRQRKGVTPKLARQHLEDSNRFGMMMVKMGEAETFISGLTYEYPEVIRPALQIFHTRPGFSHVAGVYLMIVRNRVYLFTDATVNIEPSAEDLAEIASLAADFAKQLDITPRVALLSFSNFGSVPHLLSAKVQKATKLIKAKRPDLTVDGEMQADVAVSASLIEERFPFSAVKDANVLVFPDLQSANIAYKLLRHLGNAQLIGPILLGMGAPVHVLQAGDDVDEIVSIAAVAVMDANSR